A section of the Metabacillus endolithicus genome encodes:
- a CDS encoding response regulator transcription factor: MIKVMIVDDEVLAIDHLKSLLNWQDFGFEIVGEAFSAKKAMELVRLSSPQVIFMDIRMPVVDGLSLSEKVLALNPNIKIVLLTSHRDFEYAKRAINIGISHFLLKHEMNKTSLAKELKKIYEELVGEEEIARSIKSQSIRDLLFFGNKTAINKFYPKEYKGKFLIFYLKVDVPYPIFDERFFINLDLQSKNLEDLNEYSEELEFIEVIPIDKEKAVLLCRTEKRYTDGDYRKIIYQTALKLQRDVMGDVSVSILISPLFNHLEHLPEIYKQCEEKSTALVLFDRGTIINSQDIILSEIDIQENCRKVARVLNENNDEFIPMIRDVFELVKVNFHPTLLKFVCKELISRLERLRNQYHLPSYLDMEVMNELHVYQVFTLEEISQWMSNEYRKITSTLYKANYSAKVELTLRYIHKNYQRDFTINEIGEALSISGDHLRHVFKNETGKTILDYLTWYRIEESKKLLQKEEYKIYEIAEMIGYKTSQYFSIVFKKMTGVTPKDYKESLSQRR, encoded by the coding sequence ATGATAAAAGTAATGATCGTTGATGATGAGGTATTAGCAATTGACCATCTTAAGAGTCTGTTGAATTGGCAAGATTTTGGATTTGAAATTGTTGGGGAAGCTTTCTCTGCGAAAAAGGCGATGGAGCTTGTTCGTTTGTCTAGTCCTCAAGTTATATTCATGGATATTAGAATGCCTGTAGTTGATGGTTTAAGTCTAAGTGAAAAGGTCCTGGCACTTAACCCGAACATTAAGATTGTCTTGCTTACCTCGCACAGGGATTTTGAGTATGCTAAACGAGCAATAAATATTGGTATTTCACATTTTTTACTAAAGCATGAGATGAATAAAACAAGCTTAGCAAAGGAGCTAAAAAAAATATACGAAGAATTGGTAGGAGAAGAGGAGATAGCCAGATCAATAAAAAGTCAGAGTATAAGAGATTTATTGTTTTTTGGTAACAAGACCGCAATAAATAAATTTTACCCGAAAGAATATAAAGGGAAATTTCTTATTTTTTACCTAAAGGTAGATGTTCCTTATCCCATCTTTGATGAAAGATTCTTCATAAATTTGGATTTGCAAAGTAAGAATCTTGAAGATCTAAACGAATATTCAGAAGAGCTAGAGTTTATTGAAGTTATTCCTATTGACAAAGAAAAAGCAGTATTACTATGTAGGACGGAAAAGAGATATACGGATGGAGATTACCGGAAAATTATATATCAAACAGCATTAAAACTACAACGTGATGTCATGGGCGATGTTTCTGTTTCGATCTTGATTTCGCCCTTATTTAACCACTTAGAACATTTACCAGAAATCTATAAACAATGTGAAGAGAAATCAACAGCACTAGTTTTGTTTGATAGAGGTACAATAATTAATTCACAGGATATCATTCTTTCTGAGATTGATATTCAAGAGAATTGTAGGAAAGTTGCAAGGGTATTAAATGAAAATAATGATGAATTTATCCCGATGATAAGAGATGTATTTGAGTTAGTGAAAGTCAACTTTCACCCTACCTTATTAAAGTTTGTATGTAAGGAATTAATTAGTAGGTTAGAAAGATTAAGAAATCAATATCATTTGCCGAGTTATTTAGATATGGAAGTAATGAATGAACTACATGTATATCAGGTATTTACTTTAGAGGAAATTAGTCAGTGGATGAGTAATGAGTATAGAAAAATAACATCTACTTTATACAAAGCGAACTACTCCGCTAAGGTTGAACTGACGTTAAGGTATATTCACAAAAACTATCAAAGGGATTTTACTATTAATGAGATTGGTGAGGCTCTTTCAATAAGCGGGGATCATCTGCGACATGTGTTTAAAAATGAAACAGGCAAAACAATTTTAGACTATTTAACTTGGTACCGAATCGAAGAATCTAAGAAACTTCTACAAAAAGAAGAATATAAAATATATGAAATTGCTGAAATGATTGGGTATAAGACCAGTCAATATTTTAGTATAGTATTCAAAAAAATGACCGGAGTAACACCTAAGGATTATAAAGAAAGTTTGAGCCAAAGAAGATGA
- a CDS encoding DUF5107 domain-containing protein produces the protein MKNEQKVHLWEEARQIPTYEVGEPNKNPMFLEKRVYQGSSGKVYPHPVIDKIHDQKKLKSYNLVIVENEYLRIEVMPELGGRIYRALDKTNNYDFVYYNTVIKPALVGLAGPWISGGIEFNWPQHHRPNTYGPVEYKLTENDDGSATVWVSEIDRMYGTKVTAGFTLHPGKAYLEIKAQLYNRTSQPQTFLWWANPAVAVNDHTQSVFPPDVHAVFDHGKRDVSRFPIATGTYYKMDYSEGVDISRYKNIPVPTSYMAYKSDYDFVGGI, from the coding sequence GTGAAGAACGAACAAAAAGTTCATTTATGGGAAGAAGCACGACAAATCCCTACCTATGAGGTAGGGGAACCAAATAAGAATCCAATGTTTCTTGAAAAAAGAGTGTATCAAGGTAGCTCTGGAAAGGTATATCCTCATCCAGTAATAGATAAGATACACGACCAGAAAAAACTAAAATCGTATAACCTCGTAATAGTAGAAAATGAATATTTACGTATTGAAGTAATGCCAGAATTGGGTGGCCGTATATACAGAGCATTAGATAAAACGAATAATTACGATTTCGTTTATTACAATACAGTTATTAAACCAGCACTTGTTGGATTGGCAGGTCCATGGATTTCTGGAGGAATAGAGTTCAACTGGCCACAACATCATCGTCCAAATACTTATGGACCAGTTGAATATAAATTAACAGAAAATGATGATGGAAGTGCTACGGTATGGGTGAGTGAAATAGATAGAATGTACGGCACAAAAGTAACAGCTGGTTTTACCCTACATCCTGGGAAAGCATACTTAGAAATAAAGGCACAGCTGTATAATCGCACATCACAACCTCAAACATTTCTTTGGTGGGCCAATCCAGCTGTTGCAGTAAATGATCATACACAATCTGTCTTTCCGCCAGATGTTCATGCCGTTTTTGATCATGGTAAGAGAGATGTATCACGCTTTCCAATAGCAACCGGCACTTATTATAAAATGGATTATTCAGAAGGAGTAGATATCTCTCGTTATAAAAACATCCCAGTTCCAACTTCTTATATGGCTTACAAATCGGATTACGATTTTGTTGGGGGGATATGA
- a CDS encoding sensor histidine kinase has product MKLKTKILLVVAIIISSSLLLSGIFIYSYFSEILIQQVKEDESAKLEERAESIQSLQNDIKQFSQYILVDHEIQDKITSLYSAESIYEKILNEEWLSNELKSYLLLNDYLDSIILVSEDGNVISSKSIQNDYYINTLKEKWFNLFLKREVYSGFSEEHLLKNNQQEKKVISYIVKFNPLLNPDSKLKYLIVNIDTNHLSSILKDETRDDIFYLFDSQNSLLYPREHDEKEISSFISENSKAIKIVENTDEIMIINPHMEDNWKIVSVNQKEAILEKVNFVYYFIAGVTILNIILIMIVLTPMILNISKPISTLARAMKEVSKGKLETFVDIKSGDEFEVLGEGFNYMVKELQKYIERSIEDEKIKQRLHMDLLISQINPHFIYNTLNTVIYIAQKHGNEDIVKITESFISLLQDTVKYGEGGYFVTVEEEVNNVKNYLIIQNYRYPNRFEVIWQLDSDILNVNVPRTILQPLVENALFHGIIPDNKYGTILIKISSDTNILQLIVSDDGVGMSSKRLKEVKLGKTSNQTFSSMRSIGLSNIKDRVLSFYENKSEFTVESYEGVGTKITMKIPSLESPDFIQ; this is encoded by the coding sequence ATGAAGTTAAAAACAAAAATCTTATTAGTGGTTGCAATTATTATTTCTTCTTCCTTATTATTAAGTGGAATTTTTATTTATTCCTATTTTAGTGAAATTCTAATTCAACAAGTGAAAGAAGATGAAAGTGCAAAGCTAGAAGAACGAGCTGAGAGCATTCAATCCCTCCAAAATGATATTAAGCAATTTTCTCAATATATTCTTGTTGATCATGAAATACAAGATAAAATAACTTCGCTTTATTCTGCTGAAAGTATCTATGAAAAAATCTTAAATGAAGAATGGTTAAGTAATGAACTAAAGAGCTATTTATTACTTAATGATTATCTTGATAGCATTATTTTGGTTAGTGAAGATGGAAATGTTATTTCATCTAAGTCAATTCAAAATGATTATTATATAAATACTTTAAAGGAAAAATGGTTCAATTTATTTCTGAAAAGAGAAGTTTATAGTGGCTTTTCAGAAGAGCATTTACTAAAAAATAACCAGCAGGAAAAGAAAGTTATTAGCTATATTGTTAAATTCAACCCCCTTTTAAATCCTGATAGTAAACTAAAGTACCTTATTGTAAATATTGATACAAATCATCTTTCAAGTATTTTAAAAGATGAAACGAGAGACGATATCTTTTATTTATTTGACTCACAGAATTCACTGCTATATCCGAGAGAACATGATGAGAAAGAAATAAGTTCTTTTATTAGTGAAAATTCTAAAGCTATAAAAATAGTCGAAAATACTGATGAAATTATGATTATTAATCCCCATATGGAAGATAATTGGAAGATTGTTTCGGTCAATCAAAAAGAAGCAATATTAGAGAAAGTGAATTTTGTCTATTATTTCATAGCAGGGGTAACCATTTTAAATATTATTTTGATCATGATTGTCTTAACGCCGATGATCTTAAATATATCAAAACCAATCTCCACATTAGCTCGTGCTATGAAAGAAGTATCTAAAGGTAAGTTAGAGACCTTTGTAGATATTAAAAGTGGTGATGAATTTGAAGTTTTGGGCGAAGGTTTTAATTATATGGTAAAAGAATTACAGAAATATATTGAGCGTTCAATTGAAGATGAAAAAATAAAACAGAGGTTACACATGGATTTGTTAATATCACAAATAAATCCACATTTTATTTATAATACGTTAAATACAGTCATTTATATTGCTCAAAAACATGGGAATGAGGATATTGTAAAAATAACAGAATCCTTCATAAGTCTTTTACAAGATACCGTGAAGTATGGAGAAGGCGGATACTTTGTAACGGTTGAGGAGGAAGTAAATAATGTCAAAAACTATCTTATTATTCAAAATTATCGTTATCCTAATCGATTTGAAGTAATCTGGCAATTGGATAGTGACATATTGAATGTGAATGTACCACGGACAATTCTTCAGCCATTGGTAGAGAATGCTTTGTTTCATGGTATTATTCCAGATAATAAATACGGAACAATATTAATTAAAATATCTTCTGATACCAACATCTTGCAATTAATCGTTAGTGATGATGGAGTAGGAATGTCTAGTAAACGGTTAAAAGAGGTCAAACTAGGTAAGACGTCAAACCAAACTTTTTCGAGTATGAGGAGTATAGGGTTATCGAATATTAAGGATCGTGTACTAAGTTTTTATGAGAATAAATCGGAATTTACTGTTGAAAGCTATGAGGGTGTGGGTACGAAAATTACGATGAAAATTCCCTCTTTAGAATCACCGGATTTTATACAATAA
- a CDS encoding DUF5107 domain-containing protein: MRAGLLHVADHYISPGKKQWTWGNGDFGKAWDRQLTDDDGPYIELMTGVFTDNQPDFTWLHPYEEKRFTQYFMPYKHIGLVKNASKHAAVNLEVDSLLNQATIHVYATSNYKGATVELNGKKRSYLNEKINISPNQTYRVHIQIDQSELEHDLFLTVKDEKKQLLVSYQPAKKQIEEIPKPAKSLPSPQELTTTEELYLAGLHLEQYRHATLEPDEYYLEGLKREPKNIRINVAYGTLLFRRGLFKKSEECFNKAIELLTWRNPNPYDSEAYYQLGLSLKLQGKLDEAYSAFYKSVWSSHWQECGYFSLAQIESTKGLYQRALEFIEKSLVRNSRNFKGRHLKTMLLRKTGSLKEAERFAKETIMMDIADFGAYYELYLVYLELGNSNDAHSTISELEVFMRGDSHNFLNLAADYEECGAYEEAIQILSRLIPKVVNEGNPIIYYSLGYLYSKLGQEEKAQLYRISGNLVSSDYCFPNSLFELLVLETAINANPKDSKACYYLGNLLYDKKRYKEAISQWETSRDINPGFATVHRNLAIAYYNQLQDENIALISLQTAFDCDPSDARVLYELDQLHKKLGYSPEKRFHHLNKHLPLVESRDDLYIEYVTILNCLGYYEKALKLLERRIFHPWEGGEGKVTGQYVYAHIELGKDYLQKRQFVNALKTFKKALIYPENLGEGKLAGAQENNIYYYLGCAYEGLKDEHSAVESFTTASKGLDEPASALYYNDQPADMIFYQGLALQKLKRFKESKSRFNKLIDYGEKHLFDSPKIDYFAVSLPDFLVFDEDLKKRNEIHCRYMRALGLIGLNQHQQAIEELNIALKFDAIHQGALTHKKLCVVEN, translated from the coding sequence TTGCGAGCAGGTTTGCTTCATGTAGCGGATCACTATATTTCTCCGGGGAAAAAGCAATGGACTTGGGGGAATGGTGACTTTGGAAAAGCTTGGGACCGCCAATTAACGGACGATGATGGTCCATATATTGAGTTAATGACCGGTGTGTTTACTGATAATCAGCCGGATTTTACATGGCTACATCCTTATGAAGAAAAAAGATTCACCCAATATTTTATGCCTTATAAGCATATTGGACTGGTGAAAAATGCTTCAAAACATGCTGCTGTGAATTTAGAAGTAGATTCTTTATTAAATCAGGCTACTATTCATGTTTACGCAACATCAAATTATAAGGGTGCAACTGTCGAGTTAAATGGTAAGAAACGATCTTACTTAAATGAAAAAATTAATATATCTCCAAATCAAACATATAGGGTCCATATTCAAATAGATCAAAGTGAACTTGAACATGATTTATTTTTGACTGTCAAAGATGAAAAGAAGCAATTATTAGTTTCATATCAACCAGCAAAAAAACAAATAGAAGAAATACCAAAACCGGCAAAATCATTACCCTCTCCACAAGAATTAACAACGACAGAGGAATTATATCTTGCAGGACTACATTTAGAGCAGTATAGGCATGCTACCTTGGAGCCTGATGAATATTACTTAGAAGGGTTAAAAAGAGAACCAAAAAATATCAGAATTAACGTGGCCTACGGAACATTGTTGTTTCGGAGAGGATTATTTAAAAAGAGTGAAGAATGTTTTAATAAAGCTATTGAGTTATTAACCTGGAGAAACCCAAATCCATATGACAGTGAAGCCTATTATCAGCTTGGTCTATCACTCAAGTTACAAGGAAAATTAGATGAAGCATACAGTGCCTTTTATAAATCCGTTTGGTCATCGCATTGGCAAGAATGTGGATATTTTTCCCTAGCTCAAATTGAGTCAACTAAAGGATTGTATCAACGAGCATTAGAATTTATAGAAAAATCCTTAGTTCGCAATAGTAGAAATTTTAAAGGGCGTCACTTAAAAACAATGTTACTACGAAAAACCGGTTCTTTAAAAGAAGCAGAACGTTTTGCTAAAGAGACGATCATGATGGATATTGCAGATTTTGGAGCTTATTATGAACTCTATTTAGTTTATTTAGAATTAGGAAATTCTAACGATGCTCACTCTACCATATCGGAACTTGAAGTTTTTATGAGAGGTGATTCTCATAATTTCTTAAATTTAGCTGCTGATTATGAAGAATGTGGAGCTTATGAAGAAGCAATACAAATTTTAAGTCGATTAATCCCAAAAGTTGTAAATGAGGGAAATCCAATTATTTATTATTCTTTAGGATATTTGTATTCAAAACTAGGTCAAGAAGAGAAAGCCCAGCTTTATAGGATCTCTGGTAACTTAGTTTCATCTGATTATTGTTTTCCGAATAGCTTATTTGAGTTGCTTGTGCTAGAGACTGCTATTAATGCAAATCCAAAGGATAGCAAGGCTTGCTATTATTTAGGCAATTTGCTTTATGATAAAAAAAGGTATAAAGAAGCAATATCACAATGGGAAACCTCAAGGGATATAAACCCTGGTTTTGCAACCGTACATCGAAACCTTGCTATTGCCTACTATAACCAATTACAAGATGAAAATATTGCCCTAATTTCTTTACAGACAGCATTTGATTGTGATCCTTCTGATGCAAGGGTATTGTATGAATTAGACCAACTACATAAGAAATTAGGCTATTCACCAGAGAAAAGATTTCATCATTTAAATAAGCATTTACCGTTAGTTGAATCAAGAGATGATTTGTATATTGAATATGTTACGATCCTAAATTGCCTAGGTTATTATGAGAAAGCATTAAAATTACTCGAAAGGCGTATCTTTCATCCATGGGAAGGGGGAGAAGGAAAGGTAACAGGGCAATATGTATATGCTCATATTGAGCTTGGAAAAGATTATCTTCAAAAAAGACAGTTTGTAAACGCTTTAAAAACTTTTAAGAAAGCTCTTATCTATCCTGAAAATTTAGGTGAGGGAAAACTTGCTGGTGCACAAGAGAATAATATTTACTATTACCTAGGTTGTGCTTATGAAGGGTTAAAAGATGAACACAGTGCTGTCGAATCTTTTACAACTGCATCAAAAGGATTAGATGAACCAGCAAGTGCCCTTTATTACAATGATCAGCCAGCGGATATGATTTTCTACCAAGGTTTAGCTTTACAAAAATTAAAGAGGTTTAAAGAGTCAAAAAGTCGTTTTAATAAGTTAATAGATTATGGAGAAAAACACTTATTTGATTCTCCTAAAATAGATTATTTTGCTGTTTCGCTTCCAGACTTTTTAGTATTTGATGAAGATTTAAAAAAGCGGAACGAAATTCACTGTCGTTACATGAGGGCACTTGGATTAATTGGATTAAATCAACATCAACAAGCTATTGAGGAATTAAACATTGCATTAAAATTTGATGCAATTCATCAAGGAGCTTTAACTCATAAAAAATTATGTGTTGTTGAGAACTAA
- a CDS encoding helix-turn-helix transcriptional regulator: protein MDDTTLTIKPNMLIHIPKGIPHRYGASEQTPWSIYWFHLDGTQVQEYIEGLELQRDLFQLNFIEFVRFVEIFNHCFDVLSNKVYSHLHHIHVSQSIKYLLSIVSVSSGFTNQEVKKELYLDKAINYMNENITNTIKLDDIAKYAGLSRQHLTHLFKSQTNYPPIDYFIRMKMQKAAQMLVLTNSSIKQTAISVGIDDPYYFSRTFKKIMGSSPSEYRQIEKG from the coding sequence ATAGATGATACTACACTGACAATTAAACCTAATATGTTAATCCATATTCCAAAAGGAATTCCTCATCGTTATGGAGCATCTGAGCAAACCCCTTGGAGTATATATTGGTTCCATCTTGATGGCACACAGGTACAAGAATATATAGAAGGCCTAGAACTACAAAGAGATTTATTCCAACTTAATTTTATAGAATTTGTAAGATTCGTAGAGATTTTTAATCATTGTTTTGATGTTCTTTCAAACAAGGTATACTCTCATCTTCACCACATTCATGTTTCTCAATCTATAAAATATCTTTTAAGTATTGTTAGTGTATCAAGCGGGTTCACCAATCAAGAAGTTAAAAAAGAACTGTATCTCGACAAAGCTATTAATTATATGAATGAAAATATAACGAATACAATTAAACTAGATGATATTGCGAAATACGCTGGTTTATCCAGACAACATCTTACACACCTTTTTAAGTCTCAAACAAACTATCCACCTATTGATTACTTTATAAGGATGAAAATGCAAAAAGCTGCACAAATGCTTGTTCTCACAAATAGTTCAATAAAACAAACAGCAATCTCAGTAGGTATTGATGACCCCTATTACTTTTCAAGGACTTTTAAAAAAATTATGGGTAGCTCACCTTCTGAATATAGACAGATTGAAAAGGGATAG
- a CDS encoding ABC transporter substrate-binding protein, whose product MSTKLRRKWFALITFVLLISLVVGCSGSNETNSQSQSETEGDELKGTITMWGWDTNYIEVVSKEFNKVYPDIKIELTNVAAEDYLQKVQTTLASGGELPDILWGERNYRGKIFELDIWENLEEEPYQFDKTLVFDYLDELTTNPKGEVIALEQSLTPGALAYRRDLAKEYFGTDDPKELEEMFQSIDDFIEKGKEVQAKSGGEVYMFSSLGELNEIFTAQSQKPLMDGEVVDVSGKMGEVIENVVKVRDAGIVDKLEIWSPQWNASFADGKHIFFPAANWAPQYVIKPNDKDGEGRWGLMKPPGNAYSWGGTVFGISKDSKEKELAWTFMNWLLLTKEGADASKLVNFYVPLKSVYDDPEFASSEDPFFNNQDVGKFWMEEIVPELEVPQISASDSVVKDATNLILNLLNSDSDVDADEAITKLKDEVKAKLPDKEIK is encoded by the coding sequence ATGTCAACGAAATTAAGAAGAAAATGGTTTGCTTTGATTACATTTGTCCTATTAATAAGTTTAGTAGTCGGATGTAGTGGCTCAAATGAAACCAATAGTCAGTCACAGAGCGAAACAGAGGGTGATGAGCTAAAAGGTACGATTACAATGTGGGGATGGGATACAAACTACATTGAAGTTGTTAGCAAAGAATTTAATAAGGTATACCCTGACATTAAGATTGAATTAACCAATGTTGCTGCTGAAGATTACTTACAAAAAGTGCAAACAACCTTAGCATCAGGAGGAGAATTGCCTGATATTTTATGGGGTGAACGAAACTATAGAGGAAAAATCTTTGAACTGGATATTTGGGAAAATCTTGAGGAAGAGCCATATCAGTTTGATAAAACACTAGTTTTCGATTATTTAGATGAATTAACAACAAATCCAAAAGGTGAAGTCATAGCACTAGAACAATCACTAACACCTGGTGCTTTAGCTTATAGAAGAGATTTAGCAAAAGAATATTTTGGTACAGATGATCCAAAAGAATTAGAAGAAATGTTTCAATCGATTGATGATTTTATAGAAAAAGGAAAAGAAGTACAGGCTAAAAGTGGTGGAGAAGTTTATATGTTTTCAAGTTTAGGAGAACTAAATGAAATATTCACAGCTCAAAGCCAAAAACCACTTATGGATGGAGAAGTGGTTGATGTTTCAGGAAAAATGGGAGAAGTAATTGAGAATGTTGTAAAAGTAAGAGATGCGGGAATCGTTGATAAGTTAGAGATCTGGTCTCCTCAATGGAATGCTAGCTTCGCAGATGGAAAGCATATATTCTTTCCTGCGGCAAACTGGGCTCCACAATACGTAATTAAGCCGAACGATAAGGATGGAGAGGGTAGATGGGGATTAATGAAACCTCCTGGAAATGCGTATTCTTGGGGAGGTACAGTATTTGGTATTTCAAAGGATAGTAAAGAAAAAGAACTCGCTTGGACATTTATGAATTGGTTGTTGTTGACAAAAGAAGGAGCAGATGCGAGTAAGCTAGTTAATTTTTATGTACCTCTAAAATCAGTATATGATGATCCAGAATTTGCATCATCAGAAGATCCTTTCTTCAACAATCAAGATGTTGGTAAGTTTTGGATGGAAGAAATTGTTCCTGAATTAGAAGTTCCGCAAATCTCAGCGAGTGATTCAGTTGTAAAGGATGCGACAAACTTAATTCTTAATCTCTTAAACTCTGATTCCGATGTTGATGCTGATGAGGCCATTACTAAGTTAAAAGATGAAGTTAAGGCAAAACTTCCTGACAAGGAAATAAAGTAA
- a CDS encoding beta-galactosidase, whose amino-acid sequence MQEYEIKVKNGKKNIFSSKTKLGGSNLNGDKISLTNYYMEKNNQPFIGICGEFHFSRYHHAKWEDEVIKMKMGGINVIATYIFWNHHEEEQGIFVWEENKNVRKFVEICAKHQLYVILRIGPFAHGEARNGGLPDWLFGRPFDLRSNDEAYLVYVKRLYDEIGKQVNGLLFKDNGPIIGTQLENEYEHAGAPWEITAGTSNEWLSAGRDGDSHILTLKKLAIEAEIETPLYTCTGWGGAAAPSDEVLPLWGGYAFWPWIFYGDVKEHPPTPEYIYRDFHNNEKENYGFTPTYQAEDLPYACCEMGAGMTNFYHYRFKLPYESVDAMANIKVAGGCNFIDYYVFHGGTNPVGKTFLNENATPKISYDYQAPIGEFGQIRESYKRLKRLHYFLSTFEKDFSKTQTILPDVCDSLNPTDTESLRYAVRAMKTQDFYLSIITRIMLK is encoded by the coding sequence ATGCAGGAATACGAAATTAAAGTAAAAAATGGTAAGAAAAATATTTTCTCAAGCAAAACTAAACTTGGAGGTTCAAATCTAAACGGAGATAAGATAAGTTTAACAAATTATTATATGGAGAAAAATAATCAGCCTTTTATCGGAATATGTGGTGAATTTCATTTTAGTCGCTATCATCATGCAAAATGGGAAGATGAAGTGATTAAAATGAAAATGGGCGGAATAAATGTGATCGCAACCTACATCTTTTGGAATCATCATGAAGAAGAACAGGGTATTTTTGTATGGGAAGAAAATAAAAATGTAAGAAAGTTTGTTGAAATTTGTGCAAAGCATCAACTTTATGTCATTTTAAGAATTGGACCATTTGCACACGGAGAGGCGAGAAACGGAGGCTTACCAGACTGGCTTTTCGGTCGACCATTCGATCTTCGTTCAAATGATGAAGCTTACTTAGTTTATGTAAAAAGACTTTATGATGAAATCGGAAAACAAGTAAATGGATTATTATTTAAGGATAATGGTCCCATAATTGGTACACAGCTAGAAAATGAATATGAACATGCTGGTGCGCCTTGGGAAATTACCGCTGGAACAAGTAATGAATGGCTTTCTGCAGGTAGGGATGGAGATTCTCATATCTTAACTTTAAAAAAACTAGCTATCGAAGCGGAAATTGAGACTCCGCTCTATACGTGTACTGGATGGGGAGGGGCAGCTGCACCTTCTGATGAAGTGCTCCCTCTATGGGGAGGATATGCTTTTTGGCCGTGGATATTTTATGGAGATGTGAAAGAACATCCACCTACGCCTGAGTATATTTATCGGGATTTTCATAATAATGAAAAAGAAAATTATGGGTTTACACCTACTTACCAAGCTGAAGATCTTCCATATGCCTGCTGTGAAATGGGAGCCGGAATGACTAACTTTTATCATTATCGATTTAAATTACCATATGAGAGTGTAGATGCAATGGCTAATATAAAGGTTGCAGGGGGATGTAATTTTATTGACTATTATGTATTCCATGGTGGTACAAATCCTGTAGGGAAAACATTCTTAAATGAGAATGCCACTCCTAAAATTTCCTATGATTATCAGGCGCCCATAGGAGAATTTGGACAAATTAGAGAATCATATAAAAGATTAAAACGATTACATTATTTTTTATCTACATTTGAAAAGGATTTTAGTAAAACACAAACTATACTTCCAGATGTGTGTGATAGTTTAAACCCAACTGATACTGAGTCATTGCGTTATGCGGTTAGAGCCATGAAAACACAGGATTTCTATTTATCAATAATTACCAGGATCATGTTGAAATGA